In Haliscomenobacter hydrossis DSM 1100, the DNA window CTTTCCGAAGACGATCTTTTGATCACCAATCATGGGGGCCAAAATAAAGTCGCCGTTGCTGCTCACGAAGATTTGTCCAATCATGGCATTCAAAAATGCATCGTTGCGTAGATCCTGACTCAGCAAAAACAAGTGCCGAAGCAGGTGTCTCTCGCGCAGCAGGTAATCAGAAACATACTCGGGAATGCTGCCAGTAGCCACCACCACACGGGCGGTAAAATGCTTGGAAAGCGGCATCCTTTTTCCGTTTTTATCCAGGTAATAGTTCCATCCGTCTTTATCAATGATGCGGATTACGGGTTCTCTTTGGGTCACACTTACCCGCACAAAATCGCGTGAATCAAGGTATACTTCGGCGTCTTCCACCAGCGGGTCCTTTTCCAAAACACGCTCCAGTCGGTCTATTTCCACGGTGCGCACAGAACGCGACTCAAATTCATAGCCAAAAGCTTTGTGGATCAGCTCGCGCACGTCTACAGGTTGCATGAGCAAATCGCCATTGGGCAAGGGTTTGATGTCTACCTCTACTCCTTTTACCGCTGAACCTTTGCGGTGGTTTACGGCGGCTAAAATGACCACGGCGCCAAGCAGCAGGCTGGCCATCCAGCCCAGGGCTTTCAGCTGTTGCCTCGTGATCACGTTTTTGTTTACTGGTTCCGCCATGGTATTATACCTTTTCTGGTTTTAGACTTTTAAGCCAATTGCCAATCGGTTCTACCAGTGTATCGATATCGCCAGCCCCAAGGGTCAGCAATACTTCTGGTTTGTTTTTTTGCAAAGCAGGCAATAGCTCCGCTTTAGTAATCAAGTGGACATTGGGATTGCGCATCAGCTTCACCAACATTTCAGAACTCACTCCTGGAATCGGTAGTTCCCGCGCAGGGTAAATGTCCAACAAATATATCTCGTCCAGTCCATCCAGGGCTTCCGCAAAGCCTTCCGCAAAATCACGGGTCCGGCTATACAAATGCGGCTGAAAAACCCCTGTGATCCTGGCCGCAGGAAACAATTCCCGCGCGGCTCCAATCGCGGCATTCAACTCGGTTGGATGGTGTGCATAATCGTCAAAAAAAGCAACTTCTTCATCGCGGTGGATGATTTCGAAGCGGCGTTTGACCCCCCGGAAAGCTTCCAGTCCATCGCGCAAGGCTTCATCACTCGCGCCCAGTTGCAGGGCAATCGACATGGCTACCGTAGCATTTTCTATATTGTGTCTACCCGGTAGTGGCATGCGCAACCCTTTGATTTCGCGCTCGGGGCTCAGGTAATCAAAAACGAAGTAGCCTTTTTCCACCCGGATGTTGTGCGCCTGGTAATCCCCACCTTCCACCCCAAAACTCCGGTAGGCAGTCGTTGCATCAAAATGTGTCGTCAAATTGTGTTGCAACCACAGGGTGCCCCCCGGTTTGATTTGTTTGGCAAATGCTTTGAACCCGGTATTCAACAGGGTTTCTGCATCGCCGTAAATGTCCAAATGGTCGGCGTCCATCGACATGATGGAAGCAATATCAGGGTGCAGGTGCAAAAAGGAGCGGTCAAACTCATCGGCTTCTACCACCACCCATTCGCTGCTACCCAGCACGTAATTCGATTCAAAATTGCGCGCAATGCCCCCCAAAAAGGCGGTACAATCCACGCCCGTGCTGCGCAATAAGTGCGCAGTGAGCGAGGAAGTAGTGGTTTTGCCGTGTGTTCCGGCAATGGCCACCGTTTTCATGCCCCGGCTAATGATGCCCAATACTTCCGCCCGTTTTTTAATCGGGGTTCCCTGGGTCAAAAAATATTGATATTCGGCATGACTGGTCGGAACAGCGGGGGTATAAACCACCAGATCCACTCCAGCCGGAATTTTATTCACATCCTCATCATAATGTACCTGCATGCCTTCAGCTTCCAGCGCACGGGTCAGTTCCGTAGAAGTGCGGTCGTAACCGTGTACTTCTACCCCACGCTGTAGGAAATAGCGGGCGATGGCACTCATGCCGATGCCGCCAATTCCAATGAAATAAAGCCTTTTAATGTCTTGAAGGTCAAGCATACATTTTTTGGTTTAGAAGGTTGAGAAGGTTGAGAAGTTGAGGCTGCCGCAAGCGATGCTGCTGCGGTAGCCTCAACTTCTCAACCTTCTCAACCTCCCTCAACTAAACTCAGTACTTGCTCCGCAATTTCCTCTGCCGCATTTGGTTTGGCCAGCGCAAGGATGTTTTGGGCAAGGGTGTTTCGTTTCGTTTCGTTTTTCAACAGCTCAAGTGCCTGGGGCAACAATTGGGTGATGGTATCGCCATTGGCCACCATAATCGCCGCATTTTTGTCCACCAACGCTTGGGCGTTTTTGGTTTGGTGGTCTTCAGCCACAAAGGGCGAAGGCACCAAAATGGCGGGTTTTCCCACCAAGCACAACTCCGAGATGGTCAGTGCCCCGGCTCGTGAGCACACCACATCGGCGGCAGCATAAGCGAGGTCCATTCGGTCGATGAACGCCATCAGTTTTACATTCATCAACTGCGCCGCTGCACAGTTTCGGTATTTTTCATAGTGGCTCCCACCGCATTGCCAAATCACTTGCACATCGGCATTGCTGCGCAAAAAATCGGTGTTTTGTGCCATCGCTTCATTGATGGAAAGCGCACCAAGGCTACCGCCAAAAATGAGCAAAGTGGGCTTGTCGGCCTCCAAGCCAAAATAAGCCCTTGCTGCGGCACGATCGCTGGCTTGCGCTACCGATCCGCGTACTGGGTTTCCGGTCAGGACGATTTTTTCCGCTGGAAAAAAACGCTCCATCCCTTCGTAGGCCACGCACACTTTTTGCACCCTTTGGCTCAACAGTTTATTGGTCACTCCCGCGTAGGAATTTTGCTCCTGAATCAGGGCAGGTATTCCTTTTCGCGTAGCCATGTCCAATAAGGGGCCGCTGGCGTATCCTCCCACCCCCACAGCTACCTGGGGTTTGAATTTCCGCAAAATGCTGCGGGCATTCAGCAGGCTATGCATCAATTTGACGGGAAAAAGCAAGTTGCGAAACGATAGGGAGCGTTGGAATCCACTGATCCAAAGGCCCTCGATCGAGTACCCCGCTTTGGGTACTTTTTCCATCTCAATTTTCCCCTGAGCACCAACAAACAGAATCTCCACTCCAGGCACTTTTGCCTTGATGGCATCGGCAATGGCAATCGCCGGGAAAACATGTCCCCCTGTACCGCCGCCGCTGATGATGATTCGTGGTGATCCTTTATCGTTCATATTCGTTTAGTCTCCGTCGTTTAGTTCTACAAATCGGCTCACACTCAGGATGATGCCAAAAGAAACACAAGTGAATAAAGTGGAGGTTCCCCCTCGACTCACCATCGGCAAGGTAACTCCTGCTA includes these proteins:
- a CDS encoding cell division protein FtsQ/DivIB produces the protein MAEPVNKNVITRQQLKALGWMASLLLGAVVILAAVNHRKGSAVKGVEVDIKPLPNGDLLMQPVDVRELIHKAFGYEFESRSVRTVEIDRLERVLEKDPLVEDAEVYLDSRDFVRVSVTQREPVIRIIDKDGWNYYLDKNGKRMPLSKHFTARVVVATGSIPEYVSDYLLRERHLLRHLFLLSQDLRNDAFLNAMIGQIFVSSNGDFILAPMIGDQKIVFGKYEDAPDKIKNLKIFYREAMPYEGWRKYRSIDVRFRGQVICK
- the murG gene encoding undecaprenyldiphospho-muramoylpentapeptide beta-N-acetylglucosaminyltransferase, coding for MNDKGSPRIIISGGGTGGHVFPAIAIADAIKAKVPGVEILFVGAQGKIEMEKVPKAGYSIEGLWISGFQRSLSFRNLLFPVKLMHSLLNARSILRKFKPQVAVGVGGYASGPLLDMATRKGIPALIQEQNSYAGVTNKLLSQRVQKVCVAYEGMERFFPAEKIVLTGNPVRGSVAQASDRAAARAYFGLEADKPTLLIFGGSLGALSINEAMAQNTDFLRSNADVQVIWQCGGSHYEKYRNCAAAQLMNVKLMAFIDRMDLAYAAADVVCSRAGALTISELCLVGKPAILVPSPFVAEDHQTKNAQALVDKNAAIMVANGDTITQLLPQALELLKNETKRNTLAQNILALAKPNAAEEIAEQVLSLVEGG
- the murC gene encoding UDP-N-acetylmuramate--L-alanine ligase, with translation MLDLQDIKRLYFIGIGGIGMSAIARYFLQRGVEVHGYDRTSTELTRALEAEGMQVHYDEDVNKIPAGVDLVVYTPAVPTSHAEYQYFLTQGTPIKKRAEVLGIISRGMKTVAIAGTHGKTTTSSLTAHLLRSTGVDCTAFLGGIARNFESNYVLGSSEWVVVEADEFDRSFLHLHPDIASIMSMDADHLDIYGDAETLLNTGFKAFAKQIKPGGTLWLQHNLTTHFDATTAYRSFGVEGGDYQAHNIRVEKGYFVFDYLSPEREIKGLRMPLPGRHNIENATVAMSIALQLGASDEALRDGLEAFRGVKRRFEIIHRDEEVAFFDDYAHHPTELNAAIGAARELFPAARITGVFQPHLYSRTRDFAEGFAEALDGLDEIYLLDIYPARELPIPGVSSEMLVKLMRNPNVHLITKAELLPALQKNKPEVLLTLGAGDIDTLVEPIGNWLKSLKPEKV